A portion of the Ferrimonas lipolytica genome contains these proteins:
- the pyrD gene encoding quinone-dependent dihydroorotate dehydrogenase: MFYRLAQKVLFKTQAETAHNLAINGIRLTTGTPLSCFYRQHVPAAPVEFMGVTFPNPVGLAAGMDKDGECIDGFAAMGFGHVEVGTVTPRPQPGNEQPRAFRLKPARAIINRMGFNNKGVDNLVANIKASNPGKCVIGVNIGKNKDTPLEEGKNDYLICMDKVYEVAGYIAVNISSPNTPGLRQLQYGEMLDDLLSSLKQRQAELAKKYGRYVPVALKIAPDLSDEELKEVCDALLRNKLDGVIATNTTLSREGVEHLTEHSEAGGLSGAPLTQLSTEIIAKLYQHLGEELPILGVGGIASPQDAMDKVNVGAKMVQIYTGFIYEGPQLIKAITVAYKRAMRNK, from the coding sequence GTGTTTTACCGTCTAGCCCAAAAAGTTCTGTTTAAAACCCAAGCAGAAACGGCACACAATCTTGCTATCAATGGGATCCGCCTAACCACAGGTACACCACTGTCCTGTTTTTACCGCCAACACGTTCCTGCTGCGCCGGTTGAGTTTATGGGAGTTACCTTCCCAAACCCAGTTGGCTTGGCTGCAGGAATGGACAAAGACGGTGAATGCATCGATGGCTTTGCTGCAATGGGCTTCGGCCACGTTGAGGTTGGTACTGTAACCCCACGGCCACAACCGGGTAACGAGCAGCCCCGAGCGTTTCGACTGAAACCAGCCCGCGCAATTATTAACCGTATGGGTTTCAATAATAAGGGCGTTGATAATCTGGTCGCTAATATTAAAGCGTCTAATCCTGGTAAGTGCGTTATTGGCGTTAATATTGGCAAGAACAAAGATACGCCATTGGAAGAGGGTAAAAACGATTACCTGATCTGCATGGATAAAGTCTACGAAGTCGCCGGTTATATTGCGGTGAATATCTCATCGCCGAACACTCCAGGTTTGCGCCAACTTCAATACGGCGAGATGTTAGACGATCTACTGTCCTCATTGAAACAGCGCCAGGCCGAGTTAGCGAAAAAGTATGGCCGTTATGTGCCAGTGGCGCTTAAAATTGCCCCAGATCTTAGTGACGAAGAGTTAAAAGAAGTATGCGATGCGTTGCTTCGTAATAAGCTCGATGGGGTAATCGCAACTAATACCACCTTGAGCCGCGAAGGGGTTGAGCACCTAACTGAACACTCAGAGGCAGGGGGGCTTTCCGGTGCGCCGTTGACACAGCTTTCAACTGAAATAATTGCAAAGTTGTACCAACACCTAGGTGAAGAACTGCCGATTCTTGGAGTAGGTGGTATCGCATCACCCCAAGATGCGATGGATAAAGTTAACGTTGGTGCCAAAATGGTGCAAATTTATACCGGCTTTATCTATGAAGGCCCACAGCTAATTAAAGCAATTACCGTGGCCTACAAAAGGGCAATGCGTAATAAATAA
- a CDS encoding DUF1329 domain-containing protein: MKKLTVIASALVLVFTAAAQAKVSEQEAAKLGTELTPVGAEVAGNEDGSIPAWDGGITATPAGYEKGQFHPNPFAADEVLATITSANMAEHSEYLTPGVKAMLEQYPDTFKLKLYPTRRSASYPEFIYDEVKKNAINAELVEGGNGIKGASAGTPFPIPQSGVEAIWNHILRYRGEAASLQRNQAAPTPTGKYTLVETEETIIFVYGDPSISAEEMAEKNMIIYFKQVVTSPSRLAGTALLVHETMDQNKQPRQAWTYNTGQRRVRRAPNVAFDTPGTVSDGLRTTDDFDLYNGSPERYNWELKGKKEIYIPYNDYELHSDKLSYDQILKPGHINMDLVRWEKHRVWEVEATLKDGVRHTYKTRNFYLDEDSWQVALTDMYDNRDELYRVGMAHAINYYEKPLVWSTLETFYDLNSRRYLAMGLDNQGDVVDFDVKLTKKKFTPQALRRSGRR; this comes from the coding sequence ATGAAGAAATTAACTGTAATTGCTTCAGCGTTAGTATTGGTATTTACCGCCGCTGCTCAGGCTAAGGTATCAGAACAAGAAGCCGCTAAATTGGGTACCGAGCTCACGCCGGTTGGTGCTGAGGTAGCGGGCAACGAAGATGGTTCTATTCCTGCATGGGATGGCGGTATTACCGCAACGCCTGCGGGTTATGAAAAGGGCCAGTTTCACCCTAATCCATTTGCTGCTGATGAGGTGTTGGCAACGATTACTTCGGCCAATATGGCTGAGCACAGTGAGTATTTAACTCCAGGCGTGAAAGCGATGCTGGAGCAGTACCCAGACACCTTTAAACTGAAGTTGTATCCAACTCGCCGAAGTGCTTCCTACCCTGAGTTTATTTACGATGAAGTAAAGAAAAATGCCATTAATGCAGAGTTGGTTGAGGGTGGTAACGGCATTAAAGGTGCTTCCGCTGGTACGCCTTTCCCAATTCCACAAAGTGGCGTTGAGGCTATCTGGAACCACATTCTTCGCTATCGTGGTGAAGCCGCGTCGTTACAACGAAACCAAGCGGCGCCAACACCAACTGGTAAGTACACCCTAGTAGAAACCGAAGAGACCATCATTTTCGTTTACGGTGATCCATCTATCTCTGCAGAGGAGATGGCCGAAAAGAACATGATTATCTACTTTAAGCAGGTTGTGACCTCGCCATCTCGCTTGGCTGGTACCGCGTTGCTGGTTCATGAAACCATGGATCAAAACAAGCAGCCACGTCAGGCATGGACCTACAACACCGGTCAGCGTCGTGTGCGTCGAGCACCAAACGTTGCCTTTGATACCCCGGGAACTGTTTCCGATGGTTTGCGGACCACTGATGATTTTGATCTGTATAACGGTTCTCCAGAGCGGTACAACTGGGAGCTGAAGGGTAAGAAAGAGATTTACATCCCTTACAACGATTATGAGCTTCATAGCGACAAGTTGTCTTACGATCAGATCCTAAAACCAGGTCATATCAATATGGATTTGGTTCGTTGGGAGAAGCACCGTGTTTGGGAAGTGGAAGCAACACTGAAGGATGGCGTTCGTCACACCTATAAAACTCGTAACTTCTATCTTGATGAAGACAGCTGGCAGGTCGCGTTGACTGATATGTATGACAACCGCGATGAGCTTTATCGGGTGGGCATGGCACACGCGATTAACTACTACGAAAAACCTCTGGTTTGGTCAACGCTGGAAACCTTCTACGATCTTAACTCTCGTCGTTACTTAGCGATGGGCTTGGATAACCAAGGTGATGTTGTCGACTTCGATGTAAAACTTACTAAGAAAAAATTTACTCCTCAGGCTCTGCGTCGTTCCGGTCGTCGTTAA
- a CDS encoding WD40/YVTN/BNR-like repeat-containing protein, with protein MQAKIITSILLSSLCLAPSFAADTPSYIATKAINAPILDMAYNGSKMVAVGDRGHLLALIDGKWQQLATPSQALLTAVTFVGKKGWAVGHDATILVTEDGGFTWAVAQTLPELDKPLLDVIALSQDNIIAIGAYGLTFRSHDGGATWTQDFFESLLYEEDIEYLNELKEEDEALYLDERSAMLPHFNRIVPLRNGDLIIVGEMGLVAKSVDAGKTWLTEESFYEGSLFDLVETKKGTLIATGLRGNIFRSTDAGQNWEQIETDVTTTINSVVQLKSGEIVMVANSGYMLISKDDGRSFVTDIVAKGEDLVSVAQQRDGNILIAGSAGVRSIGL; from the coding sequence ATGCAAGCTAAAATAATAACTTCAATTTTGCTCTCTTCTCTGTGTTTGGCACCCTCATTTGCTGCTGACACCCCTTCCTATATTGCTACAAAGGCGATTAATGCGCCGATCCTCGATATGGCCTACAACGGTAGTAAGATGGTTGCCGTAGGTGACCGTGGCCACTTGTTAGCGCTTATCGATGGAAAATGGCAACAGTTGGCTACACCAAGCCAAGCACTTCTAACTGCAGTTACCTTTGTCGGTAAGAAGGGGTGGGCCGTCGGCCATGACGCCACCATCCTAGTTACCGAAGACGGTGGCTTTACCTGGGCAGTAGCGCAGACGCTACCGGAACTAGATAAGCCGCTACTAGATGTAATTGCGCTATCGCAAGACAATATTATTGCCATTGGGGCATACGGTTTGACATTCCGTAGCCATGACGGCGGCGCAACATGGACTCAAGACTTTTTTGAGTCACTTCTTTATGAAGAAGATATCGAATACCTCAATGAACTCAAGGAAGAGGACGAAGCACTTTACCTCGATGAACGCAGCGCTATGTTGCCGCACTTTAATCGTATCGTGCCGCTACGAAACGGCGATCTGATCATTGTTGGTGAGATGGGGTTGGTTGCCAAATCTGTGGATGCTGGCAAAACCTGGCTAACTGAAGAATCCTTTTATGAAGGCTCGCTGTTTGACTTGGTCGAAACCAAGAAGGGCACCCTTATCGCAACCGGTTTGCGTGGCAATATTTTCCGCAGTACTGACGCCGGTCAAAACTGGGAACAGATTGAAACCGATGTCACTACCACCATCAACAGTGTCGTCCAGCTTAAAAGTGGCGAGATTGTCATGGTGGCGAATAGTGGCTACATGCTAATCAGCAAAGACGATGGTCGCTCCTTCGTTACTGACATTGTCGCTAAGGGTGAAGACCTCGTTAGCGTGGCGCAGCAACGGGACGGCAACATATTAATAGCAGGTAGCGCCGGTGTGCGTTCAATCGGGCTGTAG
- a CDS encoding NAD-glutamate dehydrogenase: MARMQTRPSVMLDNVIALIHQKNEEQQAQLLEKLARILFGTLSHDDLNQRNDSELYGATLSLWQNLNSTPSGQSFNRVYNPVQSTHGWQSAHTIVEMVQPDMPFLVDSVTMALQRFNIASHLTIHAPIAIARDESGAITEVCSILDASKSHERVSVFLVEVENLQLDEKRNALSKELTSILEDINASVEDWQKMQAKLTEVVKQIDESPLVTAQTERDHALDFLGFLANHHFTFLGYRYYDLEKVEGDLALVADHDSSLGTLRIRPSQHRSILLSELPEAARKDALQPNYLVLTKTNAKSRVHRPAYVDYVGIKRFNDSGQVIGEHRFIGLYASTMYNKSTDQIPLLKQKLHNVMALSGMAPYSHDYKALANILETYPRDELIQANEKQLYDTAVGILQMQERDKVKLFIRKDVFGRFVSALVYTTKDRYNTELRIRTQKLLADSFHSKDPVEFTTYFSESRLARTHYQVKVANNDMDVDLNELENNLIELARTWDDKLDSALVESRGEAKGKTLSNQFVHAFPRSYKEDVIPSVALGDIDNLTQLSEDNKLGMLFYQPQEVSSAKGMVSLKLFHKDEPIPLSDILPMLENFGLRVIGERPYKVIAADGNEYWILDFSMMFKRVIDEPITSYQKRFEQALAETWRGRFEDDAFNSLVLSAGLTGVEVTVLRAYARYMQQIGVTFSQQYIAQTLEQYPQITQLLMQMFRQRFNPSNSDGHCIEALQQAIVAQLDDVANLDDDRIIRRFAELIQASLRTNFYQQAADGQPKSYLSIKFQPELIPEIPLPVPKFEVFVYSSKVEGVHLRGAKVARGGLRWSDRREDFRTEVLGLVKAQQVKNTVIVPSGAKGGFVCKQLPLERDAMLTEGKSCYRTFIRGLLDITDNIVQGELTPPIDVVRHDEDDSYLVVAADKGTATFSDIANSISEEYNFWLGDAFASGGQFGYDHKKMGITARGAWESVMRHFREIDIDCQNSDFTCLAVGDMAGDVFGNGMLLSKHTRLQVAFNHMHIFIDPNPDAAVSYVERQRLFELPRSSWTDYDDKLISKGGGIFLRSAKSIKLTPEIKKMLQTQQAKMTPNELIHNLLQMDVDLLWNGGIGTYVKATSETHLDVGDRANDAVRINGNQLKAKIVGEGGNLGLTQLGRIEYAQTGGRINTDFVDNVGGVDCSDNEVNIKILLNRLVAEGELTVKQRNKLLVEMTEEVSDIVLADCRDQTLSISITELRDADQIKEQIRFIHYLEKMGRLDRSLEFLPTDEELSERVAAGQGLTRPEISVLVAYAKMVLKEQLVDPVVTNNDAIAQRLIRYFPQGLQKRFADWMQDHPLRGEIIATSLANDIINNMGFNFIQRMQDETSASVSEIAISYTIASQIFDFDSVKDEIIACDGVVASAQQYKMMYQMQRTVRRATRWFLRHRSGSTDVAANVGLFRPVVHQLADNFDSLLAAEEADFIQELADKLIERHVPQQLAQRVVRSSTLFSALDLAEIAELDNKPVLLVAETYYRLGSRIDMHWFLTQINEQPVANHWQALARAGFREELDILQRQLTLTVLRNCVGSCSAESIIDQWVAENAQSLDRWLHMMAEFRTSKNHEFAKFSVALRELSLLIVRCDNVA, encoded by the coding sequence ATGGCAAGAATGCAAACCCGTCCTTCGGTAATGCTCGATAACGTTATCGCTCTGATCCATCAGAAAAACGAAGAGCAGCAAGCCCAGTTATTGGAAAAACTGGCACGAATCCTTTTTGGTACATTGTCTCATGACGATCTTAACCAACGTAATGACAGTGAGCTTTACGGCGCCACGTTAAGTTTGTGGCAAAATCTCAATAGCACCCCATCAGGGCAGTCATTTAACCGCGTCTATAATCCGGTTCAAAGCACTCACGGTTGGCAGAGTGCACATACCATTGTAGAGATGGTTCAGCCGGATATGCCTTTCCTGGTTGATTCAGTCACGATGGCATTACAACGTTTCAATATCGCCTCCCATCTGACCATTCATGCGCCTATTGCGATTGCTCGGGATGAGTCCGGTGCCATTACAGAGGTGTGTTCTATCCTTGATGCCTCTAAATCACATGAGCGGGTGTCGGTATTTTTAGTTGAAGTAGAGAACCTACAACTAGATGAAAAGCGTAACGCGTTGTCGAAAGAGCTGACCTCAATACTTGAGGACATTAACGCGTCGGTAGAAGACTGGCAGAAGATGCAAGCCAAGTTGACTGAAGTAGTTAAGCAGATTGATGAAAGTCCATTGGTGACAGCGCAAACCGAACGTGACCACGCGCTCGACTTTCTGGGGTTCTTAGCCAATCATCATTTCACCTTTCTTGGTTATCGCTATTACGATTTAGAGAAGGTTGAAGGGGATTTGGCCTTGGTTGCTGACCATGACTCGAGTCTTGGAACCTTACGAATTCGTCCATCCCAACATCGCAGCATCTTACTTTCCGAGCTACCAGAGGCAGCCCGCAAAGACGCGCTGCAACCAAACTATTTGGTGTTAACCAAAACCAACGCTAAGAGCCGTGTTCATCGCCCAGCCTATGTCGATTACGTTGGCATTAAGCGGTTTAACGATTCGGGCCAAGTAATTGGCGAACACCGTTTCATCGGTCTGTATGCATCAACGATGTATAACAAGAGTACCGATCAGATCCCATTGCTTAAGCAAAAGCTGCACAACGTAATGGCACTGTCTGGTATGGCACCGTACAGCCACGATTATAAAGCATTGGCAAACATTCTTGAGACTTACCCTCGAGATGAGTTGATCCAAGCTAATGAAAAGCAACTTTATGACACCGCAGTTGGGATCTTGCAGATGCAGGAGCGTGACAAGGTTAAGTTGTTTATCCGTAAAGATGTGTTTGGGCGATTTGTATCGGCGTTGGTGTATACCACCAAGGACCGCTACAACACCGAACTGCGGATCCGGACCCAAAAACTGCTGGCGGACTCGTTTCACAGTAAAGATCCCGTGGAGTTCACAACGTATTTTTCGGAATCTCGCTTGGCACGAACTCACTACCAAGTAAAAGTGGCTAATAACGATATGGACGTCGATCTTAACGAGCTTGAAAATAACCTGATCGAGCTCGCCCGTACCTGGGATGACAAACTGGACAGTGCCTTAGTTGAAAGCCGCGGTGAAGCTAAGGGAAAAACCTTATCTAACCAATTTGTTCATGCGTTCCCACGTAGCTACAAAGAGGATGTAATTCCTTCGGTAGCCCTTGGTGACATCGATAACCTAACCCAATTAAGCGAAGACAATAAACTGGGAATGCTGTTCTATCAGCCACAGGAAGTCAGTTCCGCTAAGGGAATGGTGTCACTGAAGCTGTTCCATAAGGATGAGCCAATCCCGCTGTCTGACATCTTGCCGATGTTGGAGAACTTTGGTTTACGGGTGATTGGTGAGCGCCCTTACAAGGTTATCGCTGCCGACGGCAATGAGTACTGGATCCTCGATTTTTCGATGATGTTTAAGCGCGTTATCGACGAGCCAATCACTAGTTATCAAAAACGTTTTGAACAGGCTCTAGCGGAAACCTGGCGTGGTCGCTTTGAAGATGATGCCTTTAACTCGTTGGTGCTCAGTGCGGGGCTTACTGGTGTTGAAGTAACCGTACTGCGAGCGTACGCCCGCTATATGCAACAGATTGGGGTGACCTTCTCGCAGCAATATATTGCTCAGACGTTGGAACAATACCCCCAGATCACCCAACTGTTAATGCAAATGTTCCGCCAGCGCTTTAATCCAAGTAACAGCGATGGCCATTGCATTGAGGCTTTGCAGCAAGCGATTGTGGCTCAATTGGACGATGTTGCCAACCTTGATGATGATCGAATCATCCGTCGTTTTGCTGAATTGATTCAGGCTTCATTGCGCACCAATTTCTATCAGCAAGCGGCCGACGGTCAACCGAAATCCTATTTGTCGATCAAATTCCAGCCAGAGTTGATCCCTGAGATCCCGCTACCAGTGCCTAAATTTGAGGTGTTCGTATACTCAAGTAAGGTTGAGGGGGTACACCTGCGTGGCGCTAAGGTTGCCCGTGGTGGCTTGCGCTGGTCCGACCGCCGGGAAGATTTCCGTACTGAAGTACTTGGACTCGTTAAAGCCCAGCAAGTTAAGAATACCGTTATTGTGCCATCTGGCGCGAAAGGTGGCTTTGTCTGCAAGCAACTGCCGCTCGAGCGGGATGCGATGCTGACCGAAGGAAAGTCCTGTTACCGCACCTTTATCCGTGGTTTGTTGGATATCACCGACAACATTGTGCAAGGTGAGTTAACGCCACCTATTGATGTGGTTCGTCATGACGAAGACGATTCTTATTTGGTTGTCGCTGCCGACAAAGGCACGGCGACCTTCTCAGATATCGCTAACTCAATTTCCGAGGAGTATAACTTTTGGCTGGGCGATGCATTTGCCTCCGGAGGCCAGTTTGGTTATGACCATAAGAAAATGGGCATTACCGCACGGGGAGCGTGGGAATCGGTTATGCGCCACTTCCGTGAAATCGACATCGACTGCCAAAATAGCGACTTTACCTGTTTAGCGGTAGGCGATATGGCCGGCGACGTCTTTGGTAACGGCATGTTGTTATCAAAACATACCCGGTTGCAGGTCGCGTTTAACCACATGCACATCTTTATCGACCCTAACCCTGATGCCGCAGTGAGCTACGTTGAGCGTCAACGCCTGTTTGAACTGCCACGTTCCAGTTGGACCGACTACGATGACAAGTTGATCTCGAAAGGCGGCGGGATCTTCTTACGCAGCGCCAAATCGATAAAACTGACACCAGAAATCAAGAAGATGCTGCAGACGCAACAGGCGAAAATGACGCCAAATGAGCTGATTCATAATCTGTTGCAGATGGACGTCGACTTACTTTGGAATGGCGGGATCGGCACCTACGTTAAGGCGACTAGCGAAACCCATCTTGATGTTGGCGATCGCGCTAATGACGCGGTACGTATTAACGGTAATCAGCTTAAGGCTAAGATTGTAGGTGAGGGCGGTAACTTAGGTCTTACTCAATTAGGACGTATTGAATACGCGCAAACTGGCGGACGTATTAATACCGATTTCGTTGATAACGTGGGTGGCGTTGATTGTTCCGATAACGAAGTTAATATCAAAATCTTGCTCAACCGTTTGGTTGCGGAAGGTGAGTTGACAGTTAAACAACGCAATAAACTGTTGGTTGAGATGACCGAAGAGGTCTCGGATATTGTATTGGCAGATTGTCGCGATCAAACGCTATCAATTTCCATTACCGAATTGCGAGACGCAGACCAGATCAAAGAGCAGATCCGCTTCATTCATTACTTAGAGAAGATGGGCCGACTCGATCGTAGCCTTGAGTTCTTACCAACCGATGAAGAGTTGTCTGAGCGAGTAGCAGCGGGACAAGGGTTAACCCGACCTGAGATCTCAGTGTTGGTTGCCTATGCCAAGATGGTCTTAAAAGAGCAGTTAGTCGATCCCGTTGTAACCAATAACGATGCCATTGCACAGCGCTTAATCCGTTACTTCCCACAAGGTTTACAGAAGCGCTTTGCCGATTGGATGCAGGATCACCCATTGCGGGGCGAGATCATTGCCACCAGTTTGGCCAACGATATCATCAATAATATGGGCTTTAACTTCATTCAACGAATGCAGGATGAGACCAGCGCATCAGTATCTGAAATCGCAATCAGTTATACTATTGCATCGCAGATATTTGATTTTGATTCAGTTAAAGACGAAATCATTGCATGCGATGGTGTTGTTGCCAGCGCCCAACAGTACAAAATGATGTATCAGATGCAACGCACGGTGCGACGTGCAACACGGTGGTTCCTACGCCATCGCAGCGGTAGCACCGATGTTGCAGCGAACGTTGGCTTGTTCCGCCCGGTTGTTCACCAGCTTGCTGATAATTTCGATTCATTGTTAGCGGCTGAAGAAGCTGATTTCATTCAAGAGCTGGCGGATAAGCTGATAGAACGTCATGTACCACAACAATTGGCGCAACGGGTTGTTCGTTCAAGTACATTGTTCTCAGCGCTGGACTTGGCTGAGATCGCTGAGTTAGATAACAAGCCGGTGTTACTGGTGGCAGAGACCTATTATCGATTAGGCTCACGCATTGATATGCACTGGTTCTTAACTCAGATCAATGAACAACCAGTGGCTAACCATTGGCAAGCACTTGCTCGAGCCGGTTTCCGCGAAGAGTTAGATATCCTGCAGCGACAACTAACGCTGACAGTTCTGCGAAACTGTGTTGGCAGCTGTAGTGCTGAATCGATAATCGATCAATGGGTAGCTGAAAACGCTCAGTCGCTTGATCGTTGGTTACACATGATGGCCGAATTTAGGACTTCTAAAAATCATGAGTTTGCCAAGTTCTCTGTGGCATTAAGGGAGTTGAGTCTACTCATTGTACGCTGCGATAATGTCGCTTAA
- a CDS encoding efflux RND transporter permease subunit translates to MLDKWTNTIETLLFRHRAAVLLIFALLTIALGYSASHLRMDAAFTKNIPLNHPYMQTYMKHRDQFGGANSIMVAVEDTSGDIYNPVFFEALRKIHDQLFFIPGIDRTQVKSLFSPSTRFTEVVEDGFRGGPVIPADFDGSQESVSQVRGNVERAGIVGRMVADNYSAAMVTAQLLDWQPVPAEEQVAGGPTTEPMNVLAFAEKLEREIRQEFQTDQIKVHIIGFAKMSGDVAEGAKSVVLFFMIAIAITAVMVFVFSRSLLLTFFPLACSLVAVVWQMGGLTILGFGLDPMSILVPFLVFAIGVSHGVQMINAVGHRVADGAKAKAAAQSAFRSLMVPGMVALLSDTVGFLTLLSIDIGIIRELAITASLGVAIIILTNLMLLPILLSYAKFSDSYLNKIRSSHGKATPVWDWMAKFADGKRAFVVVAVAAVLFVLGWQQAQTMKIGDLHAGAPALKEESVYNQDTFFITDNFSITTDVLTVLVEAYPEACTYHETMAQIDDFQWRIENIEGVQSTISLPSVAKKVNGGFNEGNPKWRVLPRTTPTLVQAVSQIPTNSGLLDGNCSVMPVYLFLTDHKAETMSRVIDAVKLEAEQFNSDKLTFKLASGPAGVMAATNEAVAEAQTPMMIYVYGAVFVLCLISFRSLLATIAVVVPLYLVSVLAQALMTYLEIGLTVSTLPVIALGVGIGVDYGIYILSTMAPLLRQGVPVPEAYKQALCERGNAVVFTGITLAVGVSTWVFSDLKFQMDMGILLTFMFLVNMLAAILLLPALVRLLWRDKPQAS, encoded by the coding sequence ATGTTAGATAAATGGACTAATACCATCGAAACGTTGCTGTTTCGACATAGAGCCGCCGTGCTGTTGATTTTTGCGTTACTGACAATCGCACTAGGTTACTCAGCATCTCATCTGCGCATGGACGCAGCGTTCACCAAGAATATTCCGCTTAACCACCCATACATGCAGACATACATGAAGCATCGCGACCAGTTTGGTGGTGCTAATAGTATTATGGTGGCGGTAGAAGACACTTCCGGCGATATCTACAACCCGGTATTTTTCGAAGCACTGCGTAAGATCCACGACCAGCTGTTTTTCATTCCGGGGATCGACCGTACTCAGGTCAAATCACTGTTTAGTCCATCAACTCGTTTCACTGAAGTGGTTGAAGATGGCTTCCGCGGTGGTCCGGTGATCCCTGCTGATTTCGATGGTAGTCAAGAGAGCGTTAGCCAAGTACGCGGTAACGTTGAGCGGGCAGGTATTGTCGGCCGCATGGTTGCCGACAACTACAGTGCGGCAATGGTTACCGCTCAGCTACTTGACTGGCAGCCGGTCCCGGCGGAAGAGCAGGTCGCTGGTGGCCCAACCACCGAACCGATGAACGTGCTCGCATTTGCTGAAAAGCTTGAACGAGAGATTCGCCAAGAGTTTCAAACCGATCAAATAAAAGTGCATATCATTGGCTTCGCTAAGATGTCCGGCGATGTAGCCGAAGGCGCCAAGAGCGTGGTGCTGTTCTTCATGATTGCCATCGCTATTACCGCAGTAATGGTGTTTGTGTTCTCGCGTAGTTTGTTACTCACATTCTTCCCACTGGCGTGCAGTCTAGTCGCGGTAGTCTGGCAAATGGGTGGCTTGACCATCCTTGGCTTTGGACTTGACCCAATGTCCATTTTGGTGCCGTTCTTGGTATTTGCGATTGGTGTCAGTCACGGGGTTCAGATGATTAACGCGGTAGGACACCGCGTGGCAGATGGAGCCAAAGCGAAGGCGGCGGCTCAGTCGGCGTTCCGCAGCCTTATGGTACCCGGTATGGTAGCGCTACTGTCTGATACCGTTGGTTTCCTTACGCTGCTGTCAATTGATATCGGTATCATTCGTGAGTTAGCGATTACAGCGTCGTTAGGTGTGGCAATCATCATTCTAACTAACCTAATGTTGTTACCGATTCTGCTGTCTTACGCTAAATTCAGCGATTCCTACCTAAATAAGATCCGCTCGTCTCACGGTAAAGCGACCCCAGTATGGGATTGGATGGCTAAGTTTGCCGACGGTAAACGTGCCTTTGTGGTTGTTGCAGTGGCTGCGGTGTTGTTTGTTTTGGGATGGCAACAAGCCCAAACCATGAAAATCGGTGATTTACATGCCGGTGCACCGGCACTAAAAGAGGAGTCGGTATATAACCAAGATACCTTCTTCATTACTGATAACTTCAGTATTACCACTGACGTACTTACGGTATTGGTTGAGGCCTACCCAGAAGCCTGTACCTACCATGAGACCATGGCTCAGATTGATGATTTTCAATGGCGTATTGAAAACATTGAAGGGGTTCAGTCGACGATTTCACTGCCTTCTGTAGCCAAGAAAGTAAATGGCGGCTTTAACGAAGGTAACCCTAAATGGCGTGTGTTGCCGCGTACCACGCCCACGTTAGTGCAAGCAGTAAGCCAAATTCCAACCAATTCTGGTTTACTTGATGGCAACTGTTCGGTAATGCCGGTTTATCTGTTCCTTACCGATCATAAAGCCGAGACCATGAGCCGAGTGATTGATGCAGTTAAACTTGAAGCGGAGCAGTTCAATAGCGATAAACTGACATTTAAACTGGCGTCTGGCCCAGCGGGTGTTATGGCTGCGACCAACGAAGCGGTAGCTGAAGCGCAAACGCCGATGATGATTTATGTCTACGGTGCAGTATTTGTACTGTGTCTAATCAGTTTCCGTTCGCTGTTGGCAACCATCGCTGTGGTAGTACCGCTTTACTTGGTATCGGTTTTGGCGCAAGCGTTAATGACCTATCTCGAGATCGGCTTAACCGTTAGCACCTTACCGGTTATCGCGTTGGGCGTTGGTATTGGTGTCGATTACGGTATCTACATTCTATCGACGATGGCGCCATTGCTACGACAAGGGGTGCCGGTACCTGAGGCATACAAGCAAGCGCTATGCGAGCGTGGTAATGCGGTGGTGTTTACTGGTATTACCTTGGCAGTTGGCGTAAGTACCTGGGTTTTCTCGGATTTGAAGTTCCAGATGGACATGGGGATCCTACTTACCTTTATGTTCTTGGTTAATATGCTTGCAGCAATTCTGTTGCTGCCGGCACTGGTCAGACTCCTCTGGCGAGACAAACCACAAGCAAGTTAA